DNA sequence from the Aneurinibacillus sp. REN35 genome:
TGTTCAAGAAGCTGCCGCATTTCTCGGTTATAGGCAAGAAAGTCCGCTGTACTGTCTCCAATCGGTACAGCAGTTTCCTTTAGGCCAACAAGCATATAGATCGTCAACTGGGAGAGCTTCGGCTTGCGCAGTACGCCTTTCATCACTTCAGGATAAAAGGCTCCGGAGAGCGAGATGACTTTAGTAAACCATTCAGGTCGATCCATCGCCAGATCAAGGCTGACGGTTGCACCAAGCGAGTCGCCGACCAGAACGCGTTCTTCTATGGCGAATTCCTTTTCCACAGCAGGAAGTAATTCCTCAAGGAAGAAAGATTTATATAGATGGTTGCGACTGCGTCCAGTGCCGTATTCTGCGGTGCGATTTTCGCGTGATACTGTAACAGCTACGATGATAAACGGTAACAGTTTGTTGTCAAGAATCATTTCCTGGGCGGCTGTAGCTCCCCGTCCGAAGTTAAGGAATTGCTCTCCATCCTGTGCGTAGAGCGCCGGATAGGAGCGGGTAGGATCATAGTTTGGCGGCAGATACACCTTGTAGGAGCGTGTCTCTCCAAGGTGTACACTCTCAAGCTCGCGGCGTACAATTGTCCGCTTGCGCAAATTCTCATTCATCACAATTAAACCTCCATGCTTTTGTATGTATGTGTGAAAAAAATTGGACATGATAAAAGGGAAGTGCTATACTCATCGCGAATCCGAAAACATGGAACTGTACTTGTTGTGCAACAAGGTGTGTTTCATCGTTCGATTGTTCTATTACAGTAGTGTAAATATTCTTTTTTATATTTTATCAAAAAAAAGGAGTTGTCATGATGTTACAAATTCTTTCGCCTGAAGGCAAGGTAGCGGATCAAAAACAAATGCCTCAAGTCGATGACGCCACTTTGAAAGAATTAATGCGCAAGATGGTCTATACTCGCGTATGGGATCAACGTGCAATTAGTTTGAATCGCCAAGGACGTCTGGGCTTCTATGCACCGGTTGCCGGACAGGAAGCGTGCATGATCGGGAGTCAAAGCGCACTTGCTAAGGAAGATTTTATTCTACCAAGCTATCGCGACATTCCGCAAATTGTATGGCACGGACTTCCGCTGCATCAAGCGTTTTTATATTCCCGCGGTCATTTTCATGGCGGTCAGATTCCTGATGATGTAAACGTTTTAATGCCGCAAATTATTATTGCCGCACAAATCACGCAGGCAATGGGCGTTGCCATGGGCTTTAAGCTGAAGAAAGAAAAGCGTGTAGCCATTACATACATTGGAGATGGTGGTACGTCGCAAGGTGACTTCTACGAAGGATTGAACTTTGCCGGTGTATATAAAGTGCCAGCGATCTTCTTTGTACAGAATAACCGCTATGCGATTTCTACACCGTTCTCCAAACAAACAGCGGCAGAATCTGTTGCAGCTAAAGCGCAGGCAGCCGGCATTAAAGGTGTACAGATTGACGGTATGGATGCACTCGCTGTATATGAGACTGTCCGTGAAGCAAGAGAGCGTGCGCTCGCTGGTGAAGGTCCTACCTTAATTGAAGCGCTGACGTTCCGCTACGGCCCGCATACAATGGCCGGCGATGATCCGACTCGCTATCGTGGAAAAGAAGAGATGACTGAATGGGAGCAAAAAGATCCATTGGTTCGTTTCCGTTCCTACCTTGAAAGCAAGAACCTCTGGTCAAAAGAGGATGAAGATAAAACAATTGAACAGGCGAAGAGCGAGATTGCTGAAGCGATTAAGAAAGCGGATGCACAGCCGAAGCAAAAAGTAACCGACCTGATCGATATTATGTTCGAAGAGAAGACTCCAGCTCTGCAGGAGCAATACGATGAGTACAAGCAGAAGGAGATGAAGTAGACAATGGCACAAATGACGATGATTCAAGCCATTACTGATGCGATGCGTACGGAGATGAAAGCTGATCCGAATGTTCTTGTATTCGGTGAGGATGTAGGCGTAAACGGCGGGGTATTCCGCGCAACGGAAGGACTTCAGAAAGAATTCGGTGAAGATCGCGTATTTGATACGCCGCTTGCTGAGTCTGCGATCGGCGGCATGGCTGTCGGTCTTGGTCTTCAAGGCTTCCGACCAGTTGCTGAAATCCAATTCTTCGGCTTCGTGTTTGAGACATTTGATGCGATTGCATCACAGGCGGCTCGCATGCGCTATCGTTCCGGCGGTAAGTACAATTCTCCCATCACTTTCCGCGCTCCGTTTGGTGGCGGCGTAAAAACACCTGAACTGCATGCGGACAGCTTAGAGGGTCTGTTCCTGCAAACACCTGGTGTAAAAGTGGTCATTCCATCAAATCCATACGATGCAAAAGGTCTGTTGATTTCTGCAATTCGTGACAATGATCCGGTTATCTTCTTAGAGCATATGAAGCTGTACCGTTCATTCCGAGGTGAAGTACCAGAAGAATCCTATACAGTACCGCTTGGCAAGGCCAATGTTGTCAAAGAAGGAAAAGACGTTACCATCATTACATACGGTGCGATGGTACAGACGTCTCTAAAAGCGGCAGAACAAATCGAAAAAGAGCGGAATGTGTCTGTGGAAGTTATTGACTTGCGTACGATTAGCCCGCTCGATGTAGAGACGATCATTGCATCCGTTGAGAAAACGAACCGTGCAATCGTAGTGCAAGAAGCACAGAAACAGGCAGGTGTGGCTGCAGAAGTCATCGCTCAAATCAATGAGAAGGCGATTCTTTCTCTTGAAGCTCCTGTGCTGCGTGTTACGTCTCCAGATACCGTATTCCCGTTTGCAGCGGCGGAAGATGTATGGCTGCCAGATCCGGGTCGCGTTATTGAAGCACTCAACAAAGTATTGGATTTCTAAATTTGCGTAGAGTCAATGTGTGAATATATAGCAATAATATGAAAGAGGAGGTTCCATTCATGGCGTTCCAATTTAAGATGCCGGATATCGGTGAAGGAATTCACGAAGGTGAGATCGTAAAATGGCATATTAAAGAAGGCGATCAGGTCGAAGAAGATCAGATCATTATGGAAGTGCAGAACGATAAAGCAGTCGTTGAAATTCCCTCTCCAGTAAACGGTAAGGTTCTCTCCATTAAAGTGGATGAGGGAACGGTTGCGGTTGTCGGTGATGTGCTGGTTGAGTTTGATGCGGAGGGTGCAGAAGCGGCTGACGGTGAAGGTACTTCCCAACCGGAAAGTGAGACGGTGGATGCGACAGGCCGCGACGTTGGAGAAGAACTGAAAGAAAAATCGGAACAGGCAAGTGTAGAAAAAACACCGATGACTGAAGGAAGCGCTCCTGCGCAGCAGGATGCAGAACCGGTAGACGATAGCAAGCGTGTATACGCGACACCAGCTGTACGAAAGCTTGCGCGTGAAAAAGGGATCAACATCCGTCAGGTGCAGGGAACAGGCAAGAATGGACGCGTAACGCGGGAAGACGTCGAGCAATTTGCACAGGGTGGCGGCAGAGCACAGGCGGCACCGCAGGCGGAGCAGGCACAGCAGGTTGACGAGGCAGCCGCACCGGCAGCACAAGAAGAGAAACAAACAGCTCCGGCAGCCGCACAAACAGCCCCAGGCGGCCTTGAAGAGCGCAAGCCGCTTAAAGGTATCCGCAAAGCCATCGCAGCGGCAATGACGAAGTCAATGTACACGGCTCCACACGTTACGATCATGGACGAGGTAGACGTAACTAAGCTCGTAGAGATGCGTACACGCTTTAAGCCGCTTGCAGAGAAAAAAGAAGTAAAGCTCACGTATCTTCCGTTTATCGTCAAAGCAGCGATTGCCGGTCTGCGTGAGTTCCCTGAACTGAACGCAAGCATTGATGACGAGAAAAATGAAGTTGTGCTGAAGAAATACTACAATATCGGTATTGCTGCAGCTACGGATGAAGGGCTTCTCGTACCGGTCATTAAAGAAGCAGATCGCAAACCACTGTGGAAAATTGCCGGGGAAATCTCTGAGCTTGCCACAAAGGCGCGTGACCGCAAAGCGTCAGCTGATGAACTCAAAGGAAGCACATTCTCGATTACGAATATTGGTTCTGCCGGCGGTATGTTCTTTACACCGGTCATCAATTATCCGGAAGTAGCGATTCTTGGCGTAGGCCGTATTGCGAAAAAGCCGATTGTAAACGAAAATGACGAGATTGTGGCAGCACCGGTTATGGCATTGTCCTTAAGCTTTGACCACCGCCTGATTGACGGTGAAATGGCACAATTGTATATGAACTACATCAAAGGCCTGTTGCAAAATCCAGAAATGCTTGTCATGGAGGTGTAAGGCATGGTAGTAGGAGAATTTACAACTGAAATTGACGTGCTGGTTATCGGAGCAGGACCGGGTGGATATGTAGCGGCAATCCGTGCTGCTCAGCTCGGTAAAAAAGTAGTCATTGTAGATAAAGATGAAGTTGGCGGCGTTTGCTTAAATCGCGGCTGCATCCCTTCTAAGTCTTTGATCTCGGCTGCAAAGCAGTATGAGCAGGCAAAAGAAGGAAGTACGATTGGTATTAACGTCGAAGGCGTATCAGTTGATATGAAGAAAGTGCAGGAATGGAAGCAAGGCGTTGTCAATAAGCTCACTGGTGGTGTAGGCCAGCTTCTTAAGGGAAACGGTGTTGAGGTTCTTTCTGGTGAAGCGCTTTTTGTAAGCGAGAATGAAGTGCGCGTGTTCCATGGATACGATGTGAATCGCTACAAGTTCAACCACTGCATTATCGCAACCGGCTCCCGTCCGATTGAGATTCCAGCCCTGCCATTCGGTGAGCGGATTCTTTCTTCTACTGAAGCGTTGATGCTTGACCACATTCCGCAAAAAATGCTGGTTGTTGGCGGCGGTTATATCGGTATCGAGCTTGGTACCGTATTTGCTAAGCTGGGTACGAAAGTAACTGTGCTTGAAGGTATGGCCAGTATTCTGCCGGGCTTTGAGAAGCCGATGGTACAGATGGTACGCAAAAAGCTCAAAAAGCTTGGGGTAGAAATCCATACAGAAGCAATGGCCCAATCAAGCGAAGTAACAGAAAACGGTGTGAAGGTCACAGCGAAAATCAAGGATAAAGAAGAAGTATTTGAAGCTGATTACTGCCTGGTAACGGTAGGGCGTCGCCCGAATACGGATGAACTTGGTCTAGAAGCGATTGATATGAAGCTGACAGACCGCGGTCTGATCGAAATTGACAAGCAGTGTAAGACAAGTATCCCGAATGTGTATGCAATCGGTGATATTGTCGAAGGCCCTGCGCTGGCTCACAAAGCTTCGTATGAAGGCAAGGTAGCTGCAGAAGTCATTGCGGGTCAGTCGAGTGAGATTGACTACATGGCTATTCCGGCAGTTGTGTTCTCGGATCCGGAGATGGCTAGTGTAGGCTTAAGTGAGCAGCAGGCAAAAGAAGAAGGCTACAAGGTAAAAATGGGCCGCTTCTCCTTTGCTGCAAACGGCCGCGCGCTCAGCGTCAATGAAACAGACGGCTTCGTTAAGGTGATAGCCAATGAAGAGGATGGCCGTGTGCTGGGCGTGCAGATCGTAGGTCCGGAAGCGTCTGATCTTATCGCAGAAGCAGGGCTTGCAATTGAGATGGGCGCAACGCTCGAAGACATTGCATTAACCATCCACGCGCATCCGACGCTGGCTGAAGTCACGATGGAGGCGGCAGAGGCTGCACTTGGACACGGTATTCACTCTTTATCTAAATAGATAATAAAGCAGCTAGCAGATAAGCAGAAGAGCAGGCGGAGTATGATCCGGCCTGCTCTTTTTAATGATGATGAAGATAGCAACTATGGCGTAAGAGAATCAGATACTTCAGATACTTTGCGAGAATTTTCTTCAAGAGAAGCCATCGAAGCGCTGATCTGCTCGGTAGCGGCTGCCTGTTGCTGTGCTAAGCTATCGAGGTTTTTAACTTCCTTAACGATTTCTTCGATTGTCCCTGACATCTCCAACAGATTCTTCGAGATCTCTTCTACATTCTCCCGCGTACTTGAAGCAAGCTTGCGAACCTCATCGGCAACTACTGCGAAGCCGCGTCCTGCATCGCCTGCACGAGCCGCTTCAATGGCTGCATTTAAGGCGAGGAGATTGGTCTGGTCAGCAACCTGCTTGATCAGATTGATTACTTTTCCTACCGTACTCAGAGCGTTTTGAGCTTTCTGCGAATTAACAGATAGAGCACCTACTGCATCGGCCATTCCGGTTGCCCCTGCTGCAATATCTTCGGTAGCCTGGGTAGTCTGCTCGGTTGTCTGCATCAGCTCAGATGCCATGCTCTTTAGCATTTCCTGTTTTTGAATCGGCATAGCGATGGCAAGCGTGCCGATTATACGATGGTTTTCATCAAAGAGTGGAATCGTATTGGCGGCATAGCCGAAACCGAATGGCGAATCTTTGTGGTCTACAGTGCGGTTGATTTTTCGCTTTTGGTCAAGGGTACGCGAAATATTTGTATTATGTGGGATCGGGCTACCGATACGAAAGCCGAATTTTACATATTTTCCTTCCCAATAGCCAACAATTTTTTCAGTGTTGGTTAAAACCAATGTATGTTCTTCATTAAACATTTCATAAAGGTGCTGACATCCTTTATGCAACGAGATTAATTCATCATGCAGACCCTGCATCTTTTCGGTTCCCATCATCATAGGGAATACACTCCCATCCTATAAAAATGATATTTTTGTGCTTCGCCTGTATCTTATGTTCTATATTCATCATAAACCAAAACATGGTAGAAGAGAATAAAGAATTACAAAAACTTGCCATCATAAGGAAAAAGTCCCGCTCATATTTTTCTGTACAAAAAAAGACAGACTCACACGCGGAGCTGTCTTTCTTATGCTTATGAACTACCCGGCATGTGCCGTTTCTTGTTTGGCAAGCTGCTCTTTTATATAACGATTGTCTTTATGCTCTGCGCATTCTGCAGAACATGAACGCTTGTGCGCATCCTCGCATTCTTCACAGCAGAAATGCTGTACATTGCACCATGGATTTGCACAATTGATATAACGGTCACTCGGCTTGCCACAATGTTTACATTCAGAAATAATCACGTCTTCTTCTGTTCGGTTAATCGGCACTGAAATTCGCTCGTCGAATACATAGCACTTACCATCGAACAGACGACCTTGTACCTCAGGATCTTTGCCGTAGGTAACGATGCCGCCGTGAAGCTGAGACACGTCTTCAAAGCCCTCTTGCAGAAGGAAGCCTGACAGCTTCTCACAGCGGATGCCCCCTGTACAATACGTAAGGATCTTTTTATCTTTGTACTGGCTTAAATTCTCGCGAATCCATTGTGGGAATTCGCGTGAGGTCTTCACGCCAGGACGAATCGCTCCACGGAAATGGCCGAGTTCATATTCATAATCATTGCGTCCGTCAATGACAACTACATCGTCGTGTTGTAGATGTTCATAGAATTCCTTTGGACTAAGATAGTTTCCAGTTGTTTCGTTTGGATTTACATCCTCATCAAAGCGCCATGTTACGATTTCCTTTTTATGACGAACGAAGATTTTTTTAAATGTATGTTCATCGGATTCGTCGATTTTGAAGAACACATCAGCAAAACGCGGATCCTTCCGCAATGTTTCCATGTAGGTGTCTGTTTGTTCTTTTGTGCCGGACAGCGTTCCGTTGATGCCTTCTTCGGCGACAATAATGCGTCCTTTTACCCCAAGCTCTTTGCAGAAAGCAAGGTGTTCAGCGGCAAATTCTTCGGCGTTTTCGATGTGAACATATTTATAGAATAAAAGCACGAGATACGGCTTTTTGTGCTCCAAATGCTGCGATTGCATGGGAACATTCCTCCCTTGTAGACGTTGTAGATACTAATATAGTAAGGATGAAATACTTTATGCTATACTGGATGTATCTGTATATTTTGGCGGATTACTTTCGAAACATAATGCGCTATAAATAACTTATCTATGTTGTTTATATTACGATATTATATCGTATCATAAGTACTGCCAAAAAGGGAAGCGGGGATTTATAGAAATGTCAGCATGGTTTGGTTCTTTTATTGTTGTCTGGACGATTCTCCTTATATCTCTAATGTTTATTGGCGGCTTTTTTATGTTCCGCAAGTTTTTGAAATCGATGCCGAAGAAGGATGGCATGTCGGATCTGGACTGGCAGGATCATTATATTAACGAGACACGCCATATGTGGACAAAAGAGACAACAGAGCTGTTAGAAGAGCTGGTTAACCCTGTACCGCAGCTGTTTCGTGATGTAGCAAGGCGCAGTATTGCCGCCCGCATCGGTAAGTTGGCACTTGAAGAAGGGGAGCAGCAGATCACGGTCGATCTTGTCATTAAGGGCTATATATTGGCGACGCCAGCCCGTGACCATAAGTTTCTGGTTGCCCATCTCACGGAGAAGCAGATCGATTTTGCACCATATAAGCAGCATCTTAAAATCAATGCAGAATAAGGCGGACTATCCGTCTTTTTTTTGTTTTAAAACATTGTATGAGGGAAAGGTAAAACAGTGGATGTTATAGGAAACGGAGATGGTTAGTATGCTGGGCATTGCTTTTATTCTTATGTATTTTATTATTATTGCACTTGTTATTGAGATCTCTACCATTTTATTAAAGATGACAGGGCTGGATAAGGATATAGCACGCTTTCAGGCGATTTCTATGCTGACCGGAACCGGATTTACAACAGGCGAATCAGAACTGGTGGCCCGTCACCCGATTCGTCGACGGTTGGGGACATTTCTCATTCTGTTTGGCGCCTTCTCGCTTGCGGTCATTATTTCGGCAATCAGTGCACTGCTGGCGAATCGGTCAGGTTTGCCGCAACTCGGCACCGTGATCGCAGTGCTGCTTGTTATATGGGGGCTAATGAAGCTGAAGAGTGTAGAGAGACGTCTGTATAAAAGAATGGAGGCCAATATGCGGAAGGTGCATGTCACACATGAACTTCCGATTGAGGACGTACTATTTATCGGTGACGATGATTTGTTTACCGAGATACATATATTTAAAGACTCGAAATTAATCGGGAAGAGTATCAAGGATTGTCTCGAAGATGAAGTCGATATGAATGTATTGTTCATTAAGCGGGGAGATGAGGTGGTGCGAAGAAGTCTGAGTGAAGCCAAGGTACAGGATGGAGATAAGCTGCTTGTGTATGGAGATCGGCATGTGATTGAGCGGAAATTCAGCCGTGAACTCAAGCATATGGAGGAATTAGAAAAAGAGGAACACAAAAGCGAAGAACTTGTATAATGAAGAAGACCTGCTATCTTTGAAGAGAGTAGCAGGTCTTCTTTGTGTTTACATCTTAGCAGCAGCGTGTAGGCTTGCCGCTACCGTACCGTTGCTCGATCGCCTGTCGGAAGAATTCCTTTTCTGACAGTGGGGTGAGCTCGCCTTTGGGCGGGGCAGCATGCCAGTAATCAAGGTATCGTTCATAATCCGGAATCCCGAATACCATTCGAAAGGTAGAGCGGACTCGACGCATTAATGAGTGAGTAGCAGCCACTTCCTTGATTTTTTCCGGCGGAACGTACGTGCGCTGTGGGCATGTTTCGTCGCGCCACATGATTCATCCCTCCTTATTACCTTACATATTATGCCGAGTGCGATTGTCCTCCGCTATAGACCGAAGCATCGCCTTTGGATTCAACGAATGGAGCCTCCTGCAGGGAGCCGCGGTACGTACCACGCAGAATGCTGATCCATACTCGCAGACAATCAAGCATCAACAGAAGAACAATACCAACAAAGATAGCCGTCATAACCGCATCTACGCGGTCGTTGAAAATCATTTGTTTTGCAGCTTCCATCGTTTTTACGCCTTTAGGCAGTTGTCCTTGCTCTACAGCTTTTGAGAAAGCAGAAGCATGGGAGAGGAAGCCGATTTTTGGATCTGGATCAAACAGCTTCTGCCAGGCGGCTGTCATCGTAACCGTAAGCAGCCAGCTAAGCGGCACGAGCGTTACCCAAGCGTAC
Encoded proteins:
- a CDS encoding alpha/beta hydrolase; translation: MNENLRKRTIVRRELESVHLGETRSYKVYLPPNYDPTRSYPALYAQDGEQFLNFGRGATAAQEMILDNKLLPFIIVAVTVSRENRTAEYGTGRSRNHLYKSFFLEELLPAVEKEFAIEERVLVGDSLGATVSLDLAMDRPEWFTKVISLSGAFYPEVMKGVLRKPKLSQLTIYMLVGLKETAVPIGDSTADFLAYNREMRQLLEQRGASVTYIEEDGGHDWGFWQNQLPRALSFFFGVK
- the pdhA gene encoding pyruvate dehydrogenase (acetyl-transferring) E1 component subunit alpha, which produces MMLQILSPEGKVADQKQMPQVDDATLKELMRKMVYTRVWDQRAISLNRQGRLGFYAPVAGQEACMIGSQSALAKEDFILPSYRDIPQIVWHGLPLHQAFLYSRGHFHGGQIPDDVNVLMPQIIIAAQITQAMGVAMGFKLKKEKRVAITYIGDGGTSQGDFYEGLNFAGVYKVPAIFFVQNNRYAISTPFSKQTAAESVAAKAQAAGIKGVQIDGMDALAVYETVREARERALAGEGPTLIEALTFRYGPHTMAGDDPTRYRGKEEMTEWEQKDPLVRFRSYLESKNLWSKEDEDKTIEQAKSEIAEAIKKADAQPKQKVTDLIDIMFEEKTPALQEQYDEYKQKEMK
- a CDS encoding alpha-ketoacid dehydrogenase subunit beta; its protein translation is MAQMTMIQAITDAMRTEMKADPNVLVFGEDVGVNGGVFRATEGLQKEFGEDRVFDTPLAESAIGGMAVGLGLQGFRPVAEIQFFGFVFETFDAIASQAARMRYRSGGKYNSPITFRAPFGGGVKTPELHADSLEGLFLQTPGVKVVIPSNPYDAKGLLISAIRDNDPVIFLEHMKLYRSFRGEVPEESYTVPLGKANVVKEGKDVTIITYGAMVQTSLKAAEQIEKERNVSVEVIDLRTISPLDVETIIASVEKTNRAIVVQEAQKQAGVAAEVIAQINEKAILSLEAPVLRVTSPDTVFPFAAAEDVWLPDPGRVIEALNKVLDF
- a CDS encoding dihydrolipoamide acetyltransferase family protein, with amino-acid sequence MAFQFKMPDIGEGIHEGEIVKWHIKEGDQVEEDQIIMEVQNDKAVVEIPSPVNGKVLSIKVDEGTVAVVGDVLVEFDAEGAEAADGEGTSQPESETVDATGRDVGEELKEKSEQASVEKTPMTEGSAPAQQDAEPVDDSKRVYATPAVRKLAREKGINIRQVQGTGKNGRVTREDVEQFAQGGGRAQAAPQAEQAQQVDEAAAPAAQEEKQTAPAAAQTAPGGLEERKPLKGIRKAIAAAMTKSMYTAPHVTIMDEVDVTKLVEMRTRFKPLAEKKEVKLTYLPFIVKAAIAGLREFPELNASIDDEKNEVVLKKYYNIGIAAATDEGLLVPVIKEADRKPLWKIAGEISELATKARDRKASADELKGSTFSITNIGSAGGMFFTPVINYPEVAILGVGRIAKKPIVNENDEIVAAPVMALSLSFDHRLIDGEMAQLYMNYIKGLLQNPEMLVMEV
- the lpdA gene encoding dihydrolipoyl dehydrogenase, which encodes MVVGEFTTEIDVLVIGAGPGGYVAAIRAAQLGKKVVIVDKDEVGGVCLNRGCIPSKSLISAAKQYEQAKEGSTIGINVEGVSVDMKKVQEWKQGVVNKLTGGVGQLLKGNGVEVLSGEALFVSENEVRVFHGYDVNRYKFNHCIIATGSRPIEIPALPFGERILSSTEALMLDHIPQKMLVVGGGYIGIELGTVFAKLGTKVTVLEGMASILPGFEKPMVQMVRKKLKKLGVEIHTEAMAQSSEVTENGVKVTAKIKDKEEVFEADYCLVTVGRRPNTDELGLEAIDMKLTDRGLIEIDKQCKTSIPNVYAIGDIVEGPALAHKASYEGKVAAEVIAGQSSEIDYMAIPAVVFSDPEMASVGLSEQQAKEEGYKVKMGRFSFAANGRALSVNETDGFVKVIANEEDGRVLGVQIVGPEASDLIAEAGLAIEMGATLEDIALTIHAHPTLAEVTMEAAEAALGHGIHSLSK
- a CDS encoding methyl-accepting chemotaxis protein — translated: MMMGTEKMQGLHDELISLHKGCQHLYEMFNEEHTLVLTNTEKIVGYWEGKYVKFGFRIGSPIPHNTNISRTLDQKRKINRTVDHKDSPFGFGYAANTIPLFDENHRIIGTLAIAMPIQKQEMLKSMASELMQTTEQTTQATEDIAAGATGMADAVGALSVNSQKAQNALSTVGKVINLIKQVADQTNLLALNAAIEAARAGDAGRGFAVVADEVRKLASSTRENVEEISKNLLEMSGTIEEIVKEVKNLDSLAQQQAAATEQISASMASLEENSRKVSEVSDSLTP
- the trhO gene encoding oxygen-dependent tRNA uridine(34) hydroxylase TrhO: MEHKKPYLVLLFYKYVHIENAEEFAAEHLAFCKELGVKGRIIVAEEGINGTLSGTKEQTDTYMETLRKDPRFADVFFKIDESDEHTFKKIFVRHKKEIVTWRFDEDVNPNETTGNYLSPKEFYEHLQHDDVVVIDGRNDYEYELGHFRGAIRPGVKTSREFPQWIRENLSQYKDKKILTYCTGGIRCEKLSGFLLQEGFEDVSQLHGGIVTYGKDPEVQGRLFDGKCYVFDERISVPINRTEEDVIISECKHCGKPSDRYINCANPWCNVQHFCCEECEDAHKRSCSAECAEHKDNRYIKEQLAKQETAHAG
- a CDS encoding DUF2621 family protein yields the protein MSAWFGSFIVVWTILLISLMFIGGFFMFRKFLKSMPKKDGMSDLDWQDHYINETRHMWTKETTELLEELVNPVPQLFRDVARRSIAARIGKLALEEGEQQITVDLVIKGYILATPARDHKFLVAHLTEKQIDFAPYKQHLKINAE
- a CDS encoding TrkA C-terminal domain-containing protein, with amino-acid sequence MVSMLGIAFILMYFIIIALVIEISTILLKMTGLDKDIARFQAISMLTGTGFTTGESELVARHPIRRRLGTFLILFGAFSLAVIISAISALLANRSGLPQLGTVIAVLLVIWGLMKLKSVERRLYKRMEANMRKVHVTHELPIEDVLFIGDDDLFTEIHIFKDSKLIGKSIKDCLEDEVDMNVLFIKRGDEVVRRSLSEAKVQDGDKLLVYGDRHVIERKFSRELKHMEELEKEEHKSEELV
- a CDS encoding CstA-like transporter-associated (seleno)protein, with amino-acid sequence MWRDETCPQRTYVPPEKIKEVAATHSLMRRVRSTFRMVFGIPDYERYLDYWHAAPPKGELTPLSEKEFFRQAIEQRYGSGKPTRCC